TGGTCTGATCCAGCACATAAGCAAGCACGGATTGTGTTTTCTTCTTGGCAACCGGATCTTCCCCATAGAAGGACAGTTTAGCAAACTCAATGTACCAGTCACACAGGTCATCCCAGATAAAGTTATACAGCACACGACCCGTTTCCCCAAATTCATACGCTTCGATTAGACGCGTAATATCGCGGGAAGTTTCGTTCAGACGGTGCAAAATCCAATAATCCGCTGTACCAAGCTCTCCGCTGATGTCCCGATCCTCATAGGTGAATCCTTCCAGATTCATCAATGCAAAGCGCGAAGCATTCCAGATCTTGTTGGCAAAATTACGAGCCTGCTCCACCCGTTCCCAACGGAAACGGAGATCCTGGCCTGGCGTGCTGCTGGTTGAGATCATGTAACGCATTGCATCTGCACCATATTTCTCAATCACATCCAGCGGATCTACACCGTTGCCCAGTGATTTGGACATTTTGCGTCCATCTGCATCACGAACAAGACCATGCATCAGCACATCCTTAAACGGAATCTCATCCGTGAATTCCAGTGCAGTGAAAATCATACGTGCAACCCAGAAATATATGATGTCATACCCTGTCACAAGTACACTTGTCGGATAATAACGTTGCAGGTCTTCCGTATCTTCCGGCCAGCCTAGTGTGGAGAATGGCCATAAGCCGGAGCTAAACCAAGTATCGAGTACATCCTCATCCTGTCTAAGCTTGCGTCCAGCATTTTCTGGCAGCGTAGTCGGATCTTCAGCAGATACGATGATTTCACCCGTTTCCTCATCATACCAGGCAGGAATACGATGTCCCCACCACAGTTGACGGGAAATACACCAGTCACGAACGTTCTCGATCCAGTTTAGATAGGTTTTCTCGAAACGGTCTGGAACAAAATTAACCCCTTCGCCGCTCTGTTGTTTCTTGATCGCTCTCTCTGCAAGTGGCTTCATCTCAACAAACCACTGGGTAGACAGATATGGTTCAACAACAGCTCCGGTACGTTCACTGTGTCCAACCTGATGCGTATGATCCTCGATGTTGATCAATACACCTTGCTCTTTCATATCAGCAACAATCTGCTTGCGGCATTCACTGCGATCCAGTCCCTGATACTTACCAGCTTCTGCATTCATTGTGCCGCTCTCATCCATTACCGTAATCTGAGGCAGATCATGACGAAGACCTACTTCAAAGTCATTTGGATCATGCGCAGGCGTGATTTTAACTGCACCACTTCCAAACTCTTTATCCACATAATCATCAGCGATAATTGGAATTTCTCGTCCGATGATAGGCAGTACAAGTACTTTACCAATCATATCTGCATAGCGCTCATCCTTCGGATGAACAGCGACCGCTGTATCACCCAGCATCGTTTCAGGACGCGTTGTTGCCACGGTAACGTAGCCACTTCCATCTTTGAGCGGGTAACGCAGATGGTACAAGTGACCCTGAACCTCTTTATATTCAACCTCAATGTCGGACAGAGCTGTCCGGTTCACCGGGTCCCAGTTAATGATGCGTTTGCCTCGGTAAATAAGGCCTTTTTCATACAGTTGAACAAATACTTTACGAACCGCTTGGGACAGACCTTCATCCAGCGTAAAACGTTCACGTGAGTAATCAAGCGACAAACCCATTTTGCCCCATTGCTGACGAATGGTTGTGGCATATTGATCTTTCCAATCCCATACTTTCTCCAGAAACTTCTCACGTCCCAGATCATAACGGGTCAGACCTTCTTCACGCAGCTTCTGCTCCACTTTGGTTTGGGTAGCAATACCTGCATGGTCGGAACCTGGAAGCCACAGTGCATCATAACCCTGCATCCGTTTGGTGCGGATCAGAATATCCTGTAGTGTAAAGTCGAGCGCATGCCCGATGTGCAGCATCCCGGTTACATTTGGGGGTGGAATTACAATCGTATACGGCTCGGCATCTTTACGTTGACCGGCTTTGAAATATCCGCGCTCCATCCAGGTGGAGTACCATTTGTCCTCTGCCGCTTTAGGATCGTAAGTGGTCGGCATTTCTGTTGCAGCTGATTTTTTTTCCTCAGACATGTGTCATTCCTCCGTTACTTCATCTTCATCATCTTCGCCAAAAAAAACAAAAAAAACCTTTCATCCATCAAAGGACGAAAGGTTAGCTTTCGCGGTACCACCTTTGTTTCACGCCGACAGCAAGATAGACTTCACCCTTTGTACATGACGTGACACTTCAAGCAGATAACGGCTGCTACCGGCCCATCCTACCTCAGAAATAAATGACGATAAATCTCATTCATCCCTTGTATTCAAACAGGCAACTCCCGGGCGACTTCGATCAGTTGGTTCCTGCGGAATCTCACAGCGTTGCGATTCCACTCTCTGAAAGGTCATACTGTCTACTACTCCCGTTCCACGTTGTTCTTCAAAAAACCTACACACATCATACCTTGCTCGTGCGCGATAGTCAACCTGACAACAGCGGATAAAGTGCGCTGGAATGCAGGTTTAGGGCAAATCATGCAAAAACCCGTAATCCTCAAGGGGATCACGGGTCGTAACGAAGGCTTTAACTACGGATTAAGGGATGTACAATATCTGACCTTCTTCCACAACTTGTTCAGATAATCGGTTATACAATTGAAGTTCCCTTGTGCTCAATTGGTATCGATCTGCAATGGCATCCAGTGTATCTTCCCGCTGGACGATACACAGTTTCACCTTACGGAATGGCGTCTGGTCCACGATCGTTCCCAGGAACAGATTCTTCCATTCCACATCCTCTGGTGCATACGTTTCTTCCTGTATCACACCAGCTGGAACCTCTTCGCCTCTCTCCACTTCAGCATCGCGTGCTGATCTGCCAGAGGATAACAAGGAAGAGATACCCACACCCTCCTCTTGTCTTGGTGCGGATTCCTTTTTGCTGCCAAAAGCAACCTTCATCTCCGGCTTGTCTTCCGTCTCAGCCACAGGTTCAGGAACAAATGCTTCGTTCTGCACAAACTCATCTACCCCAGTCGCTTCAAAAGACGGGCGTTCTTCCTCTGCATTGCCTGCTTCGGACGAACCGAATACACCTTGCCAGTTCTCCGCCTGTGGTTCAACCGGAACATCAACTGCCTGATTCTCCTGCTGAGGTACAGATCTCGCTGATTCGAAATGCCATACGTCCGGTGCGTCCGGTACATCTGGTGCTGCAAACTCATTAGATGATTGAGCAGTAGGCTCTGGGACTGCTTGATCTGAATTTCTAGGCTCCTCAGGCAATGCATCCCCAGAAGGCTCGGACCACGCTAAAGACTCTTCTTCCAGAGGCAGCACTGGTTCCGACTCAGGGTAAGAAGCTAACCGATCAGCAGTCTCAGCCATAAATGACGAGATCGGAGAAGGTTCGCTGTATTGCTCATGGGATGCCAATTCATCTCCATTCGCTGTCAGAGATGCGGGATCTTCGTCTGCATCAGGTTGTCTGTTTTCGTTAGCATACTCCGCACTTTGCTCCTCAGATTGAAGTGGCTCGGCTGATGATAAGTTCGTATATTCCTGATGATATTCCGGGGCACCATATGCAAGTT
The window above is part of the Paenibacillus sp. 1781tsa1 genome. Proteins encoded here:
- a CDS encoding valine--tRNA ligase produces the protein MSEEKKSAATEMPTTYDPKAAEDKWYSTWMERGYFKAGQRKDAEPYTIVIPPPNVTGMLHIGHALDFTLQDILIRTKRMQGYDALWLPGSDHAGIATQTKVEQKLREEGLTRYDLGREKFLEKVWDWKDQYATTIRQQWGKMGLSLDYSRERFTLDEGLSQAVRKVFVQLYEKGLIYRGKRIINWDPVNRTALSDIEVEYKEVQGHLYHLRYPLKDGSGYVTVATTRPETMLGDTAVAVHPKDERYADMIGKVLVLPIIGREIPIIADDYVDKEFGSGAVKITPAHDPNDFEVGLRHDLPQITVMDESGTMNAEAGKYQGLDRSECRKQIVADMKEQGVLINIEDHTHQVGHSERTGAVVEPYLSTQWFVEMKPLAERAIKKQQSGEGVNFVPDRFEKTYLNWIENVRDWCISRQLWWGHRIPAWYDEETGEIIVSAEDPTTLPENAGRKLRQDEDVLDTWFSSGLWPFSTLGWPEDTEDLQRYYPTSVLVTGYDIIYFWVARMIFTALEFTDEIPFKDVLMHGLVRDADGRKMSKSLGNGVDPLDVIEKYGADAMRYMISTSSTPGQDLRFRWERVEQARNFANKIWNASRFALMNLEGFTYEDRDISGELGTADYWILHRLNETSRDITRLIEAYEFGETGRVLYNFIWDDLCDWYIEFAKLSFYGEDPVAKKKTQSVLAYVLDQTMRLIHPFMPYISEEIWQHLPHEGETITLAAWPVYDPAFENPEAVAEMNLLMDTIRAVRNIRAEVNVPMSKKIELMVKANSPEASSIIERNSHYIKRFCNTSEFDSGLDLSSPDKAMTAIITGAELYLPLAGLIDIEQEVARLEKELQNLEGEVLRVEKKLSNEGFVAKAPAKVIEEERAKQADYSDKRDKVIARIKELKG
- a CDS encoding LysM peptidoglycan-binding domain-containing protein, which produces MLNQPYGLRFDIYERVHLSEGVPAIEELEEIELYPRIQVIGQDDHATLRGHLLLTGAYRGENEASEELKHFIPVEITVPLNRVRSIEDISIEIENFDVDLLSNRSLNITGVLSLRGIEGFPVEEPQVWSADEFTVVHSPDAQQSNRSDEAEQTGSDPNTFAQEYLLQRSEEERLANAAELAYGAPEYHQEYTNLSSAEPLQSEEQSAEYANENRQPDADEDPASLTANGDELASHEQYSEPSPISSFMAETADRLASYPESEPVLPLEEESLAWSEPSGDALPEEPRNSDQAVPEPTAQSSNEFAAPDVPDAPDVWHFESARSVPQQENQAVDVPVEPQAENWQGVFGSSEAGNAEEERPSFEATGVDEFVQNEAFVPEPVAETEDKPEMKVAFGSKKESAPRQEEGVGISSLLSSGRSARDAEVERGEEVPAGVIQEETYAPEDVEWKNLFLGTIVDQTPFRKVKLCIVQREDTLDAIADRYQLSTRELQLYNRLSEQVVEEGQILYIP